From the genome of Candidatus Methylopumilus turicensis, one region includes:
- a CDS encoding M48 family metallopeptidase: protein MIKTLTKPFHFLLLAFISTQLIGCATTTNKGAVGIERSQFMMLSSKQVESMSLASYSQTLKTASDKKTLNTDPATLARVRTISDRLIAQVPVYRADAANWKWEVNVEKNDQVNAYCMPGGKIMVFTGLIEKLNATDDELAAVIGHEISHALREHGRERMSLAYAQQGGLALLAAVIGSKRNAATGLALGGATLGTQLFFSLPNSRTQETEADRMGLELAARAGYNPNAAVSLWTKMGQNGGKKPTEFLSSHPSDKTRIDDLTKLIPTVMPLYEQAKVGK from the coding sequence ATGATAAAAACTCTCACCAAACCGTTTCACTTTTTACTGTTAGCGTTTATCTCAACGCAACTAATAGGTTGTGCAACAACCACAAATAAAGGCGCAGTAGGGATAGAACGAAGTCAATTTATGATGCTTTCAAGTAAGCAGGTTGAGAGTATGTCGCTGGCAAGCTACTCACAAACGCTTAAAACGGCCAGTGACAAAAAAACACTCAATACAGATCCTGCAACACTAGCTCGCGTTCGAACCATTTCAGACCGCTTGATCGCACAAGTACCTGTTTATCGTGCAGATGCTGCCAATTGGAAATGGGAAGTGAATGTCGAAAAAAATGATCAAGTTAATGCCTACTGCATGCCTGGTGGAAAAATCATGGTCTTTACTGGCTTGATCGAAAAGCTTAATGCAACTGATGATGAATTGGCGGCTGTGATAGGCCATGAGATCAGCCATGCCTTACGCGAACATGGTCGTGAGCGCATGTCTCTGGCTTACGCACAACAAGGTGGATTAGCCCTGCTAGCTGCTGTTATTGGCTCAAAAAGAAATGCCGCGACTGGCTTAGCGTTAGGTGGTGCGACATTGGGAACACAATTGTTTTTCTCCCTACCCAACTCGCGTACACAAGAAACAGAAGCTGATCGCATGGGCTTAGAGTTAGCTGCACGTGCAGGCTACAACCCAAACGCTGCGGTGAGCTTATGGACCAAAATGGGGCAAAATGGCGGCAAAAAACCCACAGAATTCCTCAGCAGTCATCCATCTGACAAAACACGTATTGATGACCTGACAAAGCTTATCCCAACGGTGATGCCACTTTACGAACAGGCAAAAGTTGGCAAATAA
- a CDS encoding potassium transporter Kup gives MSSSTASGNQTKLSALTLAALGVVFGDIGTSPLYTMKEVFSVGTHPVPLNEANMFGILSLIVWALIMVVSVKYVAFIMRADNRGEGGIMALLALASRHTGSDKKMQHTIMLLGILGACMFYADGMITPAISVLSAVEGLEVAAPGLHALIIPITLIVIFILFLAQSKGTAIVGAFFGPIMLLWFGTLAVLGVNSIMQYPSILQALNPYYAYQFFHTSPWIAFVALGAVVLSVTGAEALYADMGHFGRFPIRLAWFGFVLPSLIINYFGQGALVLSNPETVENPFYLLAPEWSLFPLIILATLAAVIASQAVITGAFSVSRQALQLGYLPRMHVEHTSESQEGQIYMPRVNWGLMLGIMVLVLGFKSSGNLAAAYGIAVTGDMVITSLLAGIVFHHMWGWGKLKTGALIATFLVVDVSFFTANVLKIPDGGWVPLVIGIVIFTLMVTWKTGRSLLYAHLKNDAMELTPFIEAIGQHPPARVPGTALFMTPNPDGVPHAMLHNLKHNKVLHEKVVILTVKFSDYPHAPKDELVVVEKLPHEFYKVTVNYGFKDEPDLPRDLELCATQGLTLDAMDTSFFVGKEILIACESPDMAIWRKKIFIGLFRSAETITNQFKLPPNRVVELGSQVSF, from the coding sequence ATGTCATCATCAACGGCTTCCGGCAATCAAACAAAACTCTCTGCATTGACATTAGCTGCGCTTGGCGTAGTTTTTGGCGACATCGGCACCAGCCCGCTCTATACGATGAAAGAAGTTTTTTCAGTAGGTACACATCCCGTTCCACTTAATGAGGCCAATATGTTCGGCATTTTGTCGCTCATTGTTTGGGCGCTCATCATGGTGGTTTCAGTGAAATACGTGGCATTTATTATGCGCGCTGACAACCGAGGTGAAGGCGGCATCATGGCATTGCTTGCGCTCGCTTCACGCCATACTGGTTCTGATAAAAAAATGCAGCACACAATTATGCTATTAGGCATCTTGGGCGCTTGTATGTTTTATGCAGACGGCATGATTACGCCAGCAATTTCAGTGCTATCTGCCGTGGAGGGTTTAGAGGTAGCAGCGCCCGGACTTCATGCATTAATTATCCCGATCACGCTTATTGTAATTTTTATTTTATTTCTGGCTCAGAGCAAAGGGACAGCAATCGTTGGCGCGTTCTTTGGCCCAATCATGTTGCTGTGGTTTGGCACGCTAGCGGTACTGGGCGTCAACAGCATCATGCAATACCCATCTATTTTACAAGCACTTAACCCCTATTACGCCTATCAATTTTTCCATACTAGTCCATGGATTGCTTTTGTAGCGCTTGGTGCAGTAGTCCTCTCTGTCACCGGGGCTGAAGCACTTTACGCTGACATGGGTCACTTTGGCCGATTTCCCATTAGGCTAGCTTGGTTTGGCTTTGTTCTCCCATCGTTGATTATCAATTATTTTGGCCAAGGCGCACTGGTGTTGTCCAATCCTGAGACTGTCGAAAACCCTTTCTATTTACTTGCTCCAGAATGGAGTCTATTTCCCTTAATTATTCTGGCGACATTAGCCGCAGTGATTGCATCACAGGCCGTTATTACCGGTGCGTTTTCAGTCTCTCGCCAAGCATTGCAATTGGGATACTTGCCTCGTATGCACGTTGAACATACTTCTGAGAGCCAAGAGGGCCAAATTTATATGCCTCGCGTCAACTGGGGCCTAATGCTGGGCATCATGGTGTTGGTGCTTGGATTTAAATCCTCAGGCAATCTCGCTGCAGCTTATGGGATTGCAGTGACGGGTGACATGGTCATTACATCATTACTCGCAGGAATTGTTTTTCATCACATGTGGGGATGGGGGAAACTCAAAACTGGCGCATTAATTGCGACCTTCCTTGTTGTTGATGTGTCTTTCTTTACCGCTAATGTGCTCAAAATTCCTGACGGCGGATGGGTCCCTCTTGTAATTGGCATTGTCATATTCACGCTTATGGTGACTTGGAAAACGGGCAGATCACTGCTGTATGCTCATCTCAAAAATGATGCGATGGAGTTGACCCCGTTCATTGAAGCCATTGGCCAACATCCGCCCGCACGCGTCCCAGGCACTGCATTGTTCATGACACCCAATCCAGACGGCGTTCCTCATGCAATGTTACACAATCTAAAACACAATAAAGTCCTACATGAAAAAGTCGTGATTCTCACGGTGAAGTTTTCAGACTATCCACACGCACCAAAAGATGAACTGGTCGTCGTAGAAAAGCTTCCGCATGAGTTTTATAAAGTCACTGTTAATTATGGCTTCAAAGACGAACCTGATTTACCTCGAGATTTAGAATTGTGCGCAACACAAGGCTTAACGCTTGATGCGATGGATACCTCATTTTTTGTCGGCAAGGAAATTCTCATCGCTTGTGAAAGTCCAGATATGGCAATTTGGCGTAAGAAAATATTTATTGGTTTATTTAGATCTGCTGAAACGATTACCAATCAATTTAAGTTACCGCCCAACCGCGTGGTTGAGCTTGGTTCGCAGGTTAGTTTCTAA
- the xseA gene encoding exodeoxyribonuclease VII large subunit — MIDTEQASIASPKVLTVSELNRLAKEVLEQSFPLFWVSGEISNLTRAASGHWYFSLKDAGAQVSCVMFRGRNSYIDWTPKEGDKVEARVLVTLYEARGSFQLTIEFLQRAGAGALFEAFEKLKTKLQQEGLFDPAFKQAIPAHPKQIGIVTSADAAALHDVLTTLRRRMPSIPVVIYPTPVQGKGAATQIAKAINSAHERNECDVLIVCRGGGSMEDLWQFNEEIVARAIANCRIPTISGVGHETDFTICDFVADARAATPTAAAELVSPSREALLNSLKQLGLQLNKNGQDLINQREQMLDYLARRLVSPSQQITQQKNQLAQVSHRLTIAIKQQLQNQQNSLSKLTLNLHHLNPQSVLTRGYAFAQTKDGKIINKSNQIKAGDAIHLSFGEGQAEAIVSKTS, encoded by the coding sequence ATGATAGACACAGAACAAGCGAGTATTGCTTCACCAAAAGTGCTAACCGTCAGCGAATTGAATCGTCTGGCAAAAGAGGTGCTAGAGCAAAGCTTTCCGCTATTTTGGGTATCCGGCGAAATTTCCAACCTCACCCGCGCGGCTTCTGGCCATTGGTATTTTTCCCTTAAAGATGCTGGCGCACAAGTGAGTTGCGTGATGTTTCGTGGTCGCAATAGCTACATAGATTGGACACCAAAGGAAGGCGATAAAGTTGAAGCGAGAGTGCTAGTAACCCTCTATGAGGCACGCGGTAGCTTTCAGCTCACGATTGAATTTTTACAACGTGCGGGTGCCGGCGCATTATTTGAAGCCTTTGAAAAACTCAAAACTAAACTTCAGCAAGAAGGTCTTTTCGACCCTGCTTTTAAACAGGCAATTCCTGCGCACCCCAAACAAATCGGCATTGTGACATCAGCTGATGCCGCTGCATTGCATGACGTACTCACCACATTAAGACGCCGTATGCCTAGCATCCCAGTGGTCATTTACCCAACACCAGTCCAAGGCAAAGGCGCGGCAACCCAAATTGCCAAAGCCATCAATAGCGCCCATGAGCGAAACGAATGTGATGTACTGATTGTTTGCCGCGGTGGTGGCAGCATGGAAGACTTATGGCAGTTCAATGAAGAAATTGTCGCACGTGCGATTGCCAATTGCCGTATTCCGACCATAAGTGGCGTGGGACATGAAACTGACTTTACCATTTGTGATTTTGTGGCAGATGCACGTGCCGCAACACCAACAGCCGCAGCCGAATTAGTGTCGCCATCAAGAGAAGCCTTATTGAACAGCCTTAAACAGCTGGGCTTGCAGCTTAATAAAAACGGCCAAGATCTGATCAACCAACGTGAACAAATGTTGGATTATCTTGCGCGCCGCCTAGTTTCGCCCTCACAACAAATCACTCAGCAAAAAAACCAGCTGGCACAAGTGTCACATCGCTTAACAATCGCTATTAAACAACAACTCCAAAATCAACAAAACAGCCTAAGTAAGCTAACACTGAATCTCCACCACCTAAATCCACAATCTGTCCTCACAAGAGGCTATGCGTTTGCCCAAACTAAAGACGGGAAGATCATCAATAAGAGCAATCAAATTAAGGCGGGTGATGCGATTCACTTGAGTTTTGGCGAAGGCCAGGCTGAAGCGATCGTATCAAAAACGTCGTAA
- a CDS encoding disulfide bond formation protein B, whose amino-acid sequence MLNKILNCRAAYLLGFFASFGLVALALVIQTQHNLEPCPLCISQRIVLMGLGVLFLIAAIHNPQKPTWVKLYALLQTLTALGGASVAIRHWYLQVHKDEMLVDCGVGFDYMFENFPLKKALTLVFRGTGDCASIDWTFLGLSIPQLALIAFLSIAAYALLLAKKRI is encoded by the coding sequence ATGTTGAATAAAATACTGAACTGCCGCGCCGCTTATTTATTAGGCTTTTTCGCGAGCTTTGGCCTAGTGGCCTTGGCTTTGGTGATTCAAACCCAACACAATTTAGAGCCTTGTCCGCTCTGCATTTCTCAGCGGATTGTGTTGATGGGCTTAGGGGTTTTGTTTTTAATAGCGGCAATTCACAATCCGCAAAAGCCAACTTGGGTAAAGTTATATGCTTTATTGCAAACACTCACAGCGCTTGGTGGCGCTAGTGTGGCTATTCGCCATTGGTATTTGCAAGTGCATAAAGATGAAATGTTAGTAGATTGCGGCGTTGGTTTTGATTATATGTTCGAGAACTTCCCGCTTAAAAAAGCGCTCACGCTAGTGTTTCGCGGTACAGGCGATTGCGCTTCAATTGATTGGACTTTTCTTGGATTAAGTATTCCGCAATTGGCTTTAATCGCTTTTTTAAGTATCGCGGCCTACGCGTTGTTATTAGCTAAAAAACGAATTTAG
- the cysM gene encoding cysteine synthase CysM: protein MYKYLEDFVGNTPLVKLKRIPGDTSNTILVKLEGNNPAGSVKDRPALSMITRAEARGDIKPGDTLIEATSGNTGIALAMAAAMKGYKMLLVMPENQSIERRQTMKAFGAELLLTPKDGSMELARDVAMKLQAEGEGVVLDQFGNPDNPLAHYEGTGPEIWRDTEGKVTHFIASMGTTGTIMGTSRFLKEQNPNIQIIGVQPEEGAQIPGIRKWPEAYLPTIYDAKNVDELIYVSQANAEKMTRRLAAEEGIFAGISSGGGLYAALQLSKQVENAVIVSIVCDRGDRYLSTGVFPA from the coding sequence ATGTACAAATATTTAGAAGATTTTGTCGGCAATACGCCTTTAGTCAAACTAAAACGCATTCCTGGAGATACCAGCAATACTATTTTGGTGAAGCTTGAAGGCAACAACCCTGCGGGCTCTGTTAAAGATCGTCCAGCGCTTTCGATGATTACACGCGCTGAAGCGCGCGGTGATATCAAACCTGGCGACACCTTAATCGAAGCTACTTCAGGTAATACCGGCATTGCTTTGGCAATGGCTGCAGCGATGAAGGGCTACAAAATGCTGTTAGTGATGCCGGAAAACCAAAGTATAGAGCGTCGTCAAACTATGAAGGCGTTTGGGGCTGAGTTATTGCTGACGCCTAAAGATGGCAGCATGGAGCTGGCACGTGATGTAGCGATGAAACTGCAAGCCGAAGGCGAGGGTGTCGTACTTGACCAATTCGGTAATCCAGATAATCCCTTGGCACACTATGAAGGCACCGGCCCTGAGATTTGGCGTGACACCGAAGGAAAAGTCACCCACTTTATAGCGAGTATGGGCACCACAGGCACGATTATGGGCACTTCGCGCTTCTTAAAAGAACAGAATCCTAATATTCAAATTATTGGTGTTCAGCCAGAAGAAGGTGCGCAAATTCCTGGCATACGTAAATGGCCAGAAGCTTATTTGCCAACGATTTACGATGCTAAAAATGTTGATGAATTGATTTATGTGAGCCAAGCGAATGCAGAAAAAATGACCCGTCGATTGGCGGCTGAAGAGGGTATCTTTGCAGGAATCTCGTCTGGGGGTGGACTATACGCTGCGCTTCAATTATCTAAACAAGTGGAGAACGCAGTCATTGTTTCTATTGTTTGCGATAGGGGTGACCGCTACCTTTCAACTGGGGTTTTCCCAGCATGA
- a CDS encoding 3'-5' exonuclease, which translates to MIPTLVFDIETIPDTDGLKGLLGLPAETSADDVAKIAFHQRRQHNGSEFLPLHQHRVVAISCVLREADIFKVWSLGAPGEPEGQLIKRFFDGIEKYTPNVVSWNGGGFDFPVLHYRGLVNGVQAPRYWDMGEDDKEFKWNNYISRYHARHTDLMDLLAMYQGRANAPLDDMAQLCGFPGKLGMDGSKVWDAYQQGEIEAIRNYCETDVVNTYLVYLRFQFMRGQLNQVAYDREISLVRDTLNADAASHWQEFMAAWKS; encoded by the coding sequence ATGATTCCAACCTTAGTCTTTGACATTGAAACCATCCCTGATACCGATGGCTTAAAAGGCTTGCTTGGCTTGCCTGCAGAAACTTCTGCTGACGATGTGGCAAAAATTGCTTTTCATCAACGCCGTCAACATAATGGCAGCGAGTTTCTACCTTTGCATCAACATCGTGTGGTGGCGATTTCTTGCGTGCTTCGTGAAGCCGATATTTTTAAAGTGTGGTCTTTAGGCGCACCAGGCGAACCTGAAGGCCAGCTTATCAAGCGCTTTTTTGATGGTATTGAAAAATACACGCCGAATGTTGTCTCTTGGAATGGCGGCGGTTTCGATTTCCCTGTTTTGCACTACCGTGGACTCGTCAATGGTGTTCAAGCGCCGCGTTATTGGGATATGGGCGAGGACGACAAAGAGTTTAAGTGGAATAACTACATCAGCCGCTATCATGCACGTCATACTGATTTAATGGATTTACTCGCGATGTATCAAGGTCGTGCGAATGCGCCTTTGGATGACATGGCACAGTTATGTGGTTTTCCAGGTAAGTTGGGTATGGATGGTAGTAAGGTGTGGGATGCTTATCAGCAAGGCGAAATTGAAGCGATCCGCAACTACTGTGAGACCGATGTAGTGAATACCTATCTGGTTTATCTGCGATTCCAATTCATGCGCGGCCAGCTTAACCAAGTTGCTTATGATCGCGAGATTTCTCTCGTGCGTGACACTTTAAATGCAGATGCTGCCTCGCACTGGCAAGAGTTTATGGCTGCTTGGAAGTCTTAA
- the rlmD gene encoding 23S rRNA (uracil(1939)-C(5))-methyltransferase RlmD yields the protein MRSRKKFKSENPIGTALIESLDQEGRGVAHVDGKAIFIRGALPNETVTYQSTRIKSSYEFAETKSVLKASNLRVTPKCPHFGMCGGCALQHLDFSAQVAAKQRLLENDLHHIGKVKPESLLPPIYGPAWGYRHKARLRVKYVAKKDRVLVGFNEKSTPFVADMNSCAVLPPRISALITPLQEMIVQMSIRDAIPQIELAVGEHAVVLVFRVMETPDAKDEALFKAFADVFDVQVWTQTKGLDTVQPFYPLDGAKLSYSLPEFDLTYPFNPTEFTQVNPHINQVMLRRAMQLLSPQAGEKIADFFCGLGNFTLPIARSGATVLGMEGLEVLVKRARESAALNGLAEQVEFAEADLFDMTPELLQDLGHFDKWLIDPPRDGAMALVSALPNDASFGPERMVYVSCNPATLARDAGILVNEKGYRMVAAGVINMFPHTSHVESIALFER from the coding sequence ATGCGTTCTCGTAAAAAATTCAAATCTGAAAATCCTATTGGCACAGCCCTCATCGAATCTCTAGACCAAGAGGGGCGGGGCGTTGCCCATGTTGATGGTAAAGCTATCTTTATTCGCGGCGCATTGCCTAATGAGACGGTGACTTACCAATCAACACGTATTAAATCTAGCTATGAGTTTGCTGAAACTAAGTCAGTGTTAAAAGCCTCAAATTTGCGTGTCACACCAAAATGTCCCCACTTCGGTATGTGTGGCGGCTGTGCGCTCCAGCATTTGGATTTTTCTGCGCAAGTCGCGGCTAAGCAACGCTTACTGGAAAATGATTTACACCATATCGGCAAAGTAAAGCCAGAGAGTCTGTTGCCACCAATTTATGGCCCAGCTTGGGGCTATCGTCACAAAGCGCGTTTGCGTGTGAAGTACGTTGCTAAAAAAGACCGCGTATTGGTTGGCTTTAATGAAAAGTCCACGCCTTTTGTGGCGGACATGAATAGCTGCGCAGTCTTGCCACCGCGAATTTCTGCTTTGATTACGCCACTACAAGAAATGATTGTGCAAATGAGCATTCGTGATGCTATTCCGCAAATCGAGCTGGCGGTGGGTGAGCATGCGGTCGTGTTGGTTTTCCGTGTGATGGAAACGCCAGACGCTAAAGATGAAGCATTGTTTAAAGCCTTTGCGGATGTATTTGATGTGCAAGTGTGGACGCAAACTAAAGGACTAGATACGGTTCAGCCTTTTTACCCCTTAGATGGCGCCAAGCTCAGCTATTCATTGCCTGAGTTCGATTTAACTTATCCGTTTAACCCCACTGAGTTTACGCAGGTCAACCCGCATATCAATCAAGTGATGCTGCGCCGCGCCATGCAATTGTTATCCCCACAAGCGGGTGAAAAGATTGCTGACTTCTTCTGTGGCTTGGGTAATTTTACTTTGCCGATTGCACGATCTGGGGCGACTGTATTGGGCATGGAAGGCTTGGAAGTATTAGTTAAACGTGCGCGTGAAAGTGCGGCTTTAAATGGGCTTGCTGAGCAAGTGGAGTTTGCCGAAGCAGATTTATTCGATATGACGCCTGAGTTATTACAAGACTTAGGCCACTTTGATAAATGGCTGATCGACCCGCCACGCGATGGTGCAATGGCTTTGGTCAGCGCTTTGCCTAATGATGCTAGCTTTGGTCCAGAGCGCATGGTGTATGTGTCTTGCAACCCAGCGACCTTGGCGCGTGATGCGGGGATTTTGGTGAATGAAAAAGGCTATCGTATGGTCGCTGCTGGAGTAATTAATATGTTTCCACATACTTCGCATGTGGAGTCTATCGCTTTGTTTGAGCGTTAA
- a CDS encoding ABC transporter substrate-binding protein encodes MMFKFFCFLFCLLISLTACHKQEANQRQNIRLAVAQAPINLDPRYATDAASVRVNRLLYRSLVGFDASSKPVADLATWQMISPTQYRFKLGEAGRKFHDGSQLSTKDVKATYESLLALKDSPLSAEFTNIRRIETLDGARLDIYLKAADSAFPAKLIIGILPASQIVAGRDFSHNPLGSGALAFVSWTNTLQLKRVTDSQIITLLEVKDPTVRILKLMRGEVDILQGDLPPELVRYLKTQPNINVTESNGANFSYLGFNLQDKTLANIKVRRAIAHSIDRSEIIQQVLVGGTREAGAILPPEHWAGNAKLASYEFNPALSKKLLKEAGVILPLHLVYKTSTDAQRVRLATIMQAQMAEAGIALEIKSLDWGTFFEDVKQGHFQLFGLTWVGINTPDIYAKAFGSDNAPPKGFNRGRFSDAQLDALLAKHDWQAATKIIHQQLPYVPLWYEGQFTATRVDISQYAPKPDGNWDDLANVIRTTSPNTH; translated from the coding sequence ATGATGTTTAAGTTTTTTTGTTTCTTGTTTTGTTTGCTCATTAGCCTAACAGCTTGTCATAAGCAAGAAGCGAATCAACGACAAAACATTCGTTTGGCAGTCGCACAAGCACCGATCAATCTAGACCCTCGCTATGCTACCGATGCCGCATCGGTTCGTGTTAATCGCTTGCTATATCGTTCATTGGTTGGTTTTGATGCTAGTTCAAAGCCAGTCGCTGATTTGGCGACTTGGCAGATGATTAGCCCGACTCAATATCGTTTTAAATTGGGTGAGGCCGGGCGAAAATTTCATGATGGCAGTCAATTATCAACCAAAGACGTAAAAGCGACGTATGAGTCCTTGCTTGCATTAAAAGACTCTCCACTTTCGGCTGAGTTTACCAATATTCGTCGCATCGAAACATTAGATGGCGCACGCCTGGATATTTACTTGAAAGCGGCCGATAGCGCTTTCCCAGCTAAACTGATCATCGGTATATTGCCTGCAAGTCAGATTGTAGCCGGGCGTGATTTTAGCCACAATCCGTTAGGTAGTGGGGCGCTAGCATTTGTAAGTTGGACAAATACCCTCCAATTAAAGCGCGTGACCGATAGTCAAATTATTACCTTGTTAGAAGTAAAAGACCCCACCGTGCGTATCCTTAAGCTCATGCGGGGTGAAGTGGATATTCTGCAAGGTGATTTGCCACCGGAGTTGGTGCGTTATTTAAAAACACAGCCCAATATCAACGTGACTGAAAGCAATGGCGCCAACTTTTCTTATCTGGGCTTTAATCTACAAGACAAAACGTTGGCGAATATAAAAGTGCGACGGGCGATTGCACACTCGATTGACCGATCAGAGATTATCCAGCAGGTCTTGGTTGGCGGCACACGTGAGGCAGGAGCCATCTTGCCACCTGAGCATTGGGCGGGAAACGCCAAGCTTGCTTCTTATGAGTTCAACCCAGCGCTATCCAAAAAGCTGCTAAAAGAGGCGGGCGTGATATTGCCACTCCATCTTGTTTATAAAACCTCTACCGATGCCCAGCGTGTGCGTCTCGCCACGATTATGCAAGCGCAAATGGCTGAGGCGGGCATTGCGCTTGAGATTAAAAGCTTAGATTGGGGCACGTTTTTTGAGGATGTGAAACAAGGGCATTTTCAATTATTCGGGCTCACTTGGGTCGGGATCAACACCCCAGACATTTACGCAAAAGCATTTGGCTCAGATAATGCCCCGCCTAAAGGTTTTAACCGTGGTCGTTTTAGCGATGCGCAGCTAGACGCTTTGTTAGCCAAGCACGATTGGCAAGCCGCCACCAAGATTATTCATCAGCAATTGCCTTATGTGCCGCTATGGTACGAAGGTCAGTTTACTGCCACGCGAGTGGATATTAGCCAATATGCGCCAAAGCCAGACGGTAATTGGGATGATTTGGCGAACGTTATTCGCACAACGAGCCCTAACACGCATTAG